In one Ornithinimicrobium pratense genomic region, the following are encoded:
- the prmC gene encoding peptide chain release factor N(5)-glutamine methyltransferase, with amino-acid sequence MSPGVDRAARWGTAELARAQVPSPAVDAEHLLAHATGRDVGELRRERLLGRDIDEATLTAYRSLVERRAARVPLQHLTGTAHFAGLDLSVGPGVFTPRPETETLLNLALGDLEGVAHPVVLDLCTGSGALALAVAAARPDARVGAVELSPQAHRYAATNLAAHPAGRSVELRLGRAQEAFPELCDSVDVITCNPPYIPPDAEPVDPEAREHDPELALYGGGVDGLEVPRQIAGWALRLLRPGGVLLMEHADAQGESLPAALRELGFADVADHPDLGGRPRVSRGARP; translated from the coding sequence GTGAGCCCCGGCGTTGACCGCGCGGCCCGCTGGGGCACGGCCGAGCTGGCCCGGGCGCAGGTGCCCAGCCCTGCGGTCGACGCCGAGCACCTGCTCGCCCACGCCACCGGCCGTGACGTGGGCGAACTGAGGCGGGAGCGGCTGCTGGGCCGGGACATCGACGAGGCGACGCTGACCGCATACCGGTCCCTGGTGGAGCGCCGCGCAGCCCGGGTGCCGCTCCAGCACCTCACCGGGACCGCCCACTTCGCCGGACTGGACCTGAGCGTCGGCCCCGGCGTCTTCACCCCCCGCCCCGAGACCGAGACGCTGCTCAACCTGGCGCTCGGTGACCTCGAGGGTGTGGCGCACCCGGTCGTGCTCGACCTGTGCACCGGCTCAGGGGCGCTTGCACTGGCCGTGGCGGCGGCCCGACCGGACGCCCGCGTGGGGGCGGTGGAGCTCTCCCCACAGGCGCACCGGTATGCGGCCACCAACCTCGCCGCGCACCCCGCCGGGCGCTCGGTCGAGCTGCGCCTGGGCCGTGCGCAAGAGGCCTTTCCTGAACTGTGTGACAGCGTCGACGTGATCACCTGCAATCCGCCCTACATCCCACCGGACGCCGAGCCGGTGGACCCGGAGGCGCGTGAGCACGACCCGGAGCTGGCCCTCTACGGCGGCGGGGTGGACGGGCTGGAGGTGCCCCGGCAGATCGCCGGGTGGGCGCTGCGGCTCCTGCGCCCAGGCGGGGTGCTGCTCATGGAGCATGCGGACGCCCAGGGGGAGAGCCTGCCGGCGGCGCTGCGCGAGCTGGGCTTCGCCGACGTCGCCGATCACCCCGACCTGGGCGGCCGACCGCGGGTGAGCCGCGGCGCGCGCCCCTAG
- the rpmE gene encoding 50S ribosomal protein L31, translating into MKKDIHPEYVETAVTCTCGATFTTRSTSASGRINADVCSNCHPFYTGKQKILDTGGRVARFQERYGKKAAK; encoded by the coding sequence ATGAAGAAGGACATCCACCCGGAGTACGTCGAGACCGCGGTCACCTGCACCTGCGGCGCGACGTTCACCACGCGGAGCACGTCCGCGTCCGGCCGCATCAACGCCGACGTCTGCTCCAACTGCCACCCGTTCTACACGGGCAAGCAGAAGATCCTGGACACCGGTGGCCGCGTGGCCCGCTTCCAGGAGCGCTACGGCAAGAAGGCCGCCAAGTAG
- the prfA gene encoding peptide chain release factor 1 produces MAVAVNQAFDSALPLLAEHADIERQLADPAVHGDPAALKRLNKRYAALGPTVSAYRAWERAAADLGAARELATEDASFAEEVPTLEEAEAKAAKHLRGQLVPRDPDDDRDIILEVKAGEGGEESALFAGDLLRMYLRYAERRGWRTELLDTTPSDLGGYKDARVSISATGTPAPGAAPWARLKYEGGVHRVQRVPVTESQGRIHTSAAGVLVMPDIDDPAEVALDPHDLKIDVFRSSGPGGQSVNTTDSAVRITHLPTGLVVSCQNEKSQLQNKESALRVLRARLHQMALDEAEAAASEQRRSQVRTVDRSERIRTYNFPENRIADHRTGFKAYNLDQVLDGDLDPVLQSAVAADEQARLEAAGER; encoded by the coding sequence ATGGCAGTGGCTGTGAACCAGGCCTTCGACTCGGCCCTGCCGTTGCTGGCCGAGCATGCCGACATCGAGCGGCAGCTCGCCGACCCGGCTGTGCACGGTGACCCGGCGGCGCTGAAGAGGCTGAACAAGAGGTATGCCGCGCTCGGCCCGACGGTGAGCGCCTATCGGGCCTGGGAGAGGGCTGCGGCCGACCTCGGGGCGGCCCGCGAGCTGGCGACGGAGGACGCCTCCTTCGCCGAGGAGGTCCCCACGCTGGAGGAGGCTGAGGCGAAGGCTGCCAAGCACCTGCGCGGCCAGCTCGTGCCGCGTGACCCCGATGACGACCGCGACATCATCCTTGAGGTGAAGGCGGGCGAGGGTGGGGAGGAGTCGGCGCTGTTCGCCGGTGACCTGCTGCGGATGTACCTGCGCTACGCCGAACGCCGGGGCTGGCGCACCGAGCTGCTTGATACCACCCCGTCGGACCTGGGCGGCTACAAGGACGCGCGGGTCTCGATCAGCGCCACCGGCACCCCGGCGCCCGGGGCGGCGCCGTGGGCCAGGCTGAAGTACGAGGGCGGTGTGCACCGTGTCCAGCGGGTCCCGGTCACCGAGAGCCAGGGGCGGATCCACACCTCAGCGGCCGGTGTCCTGGTCATGCCCGACATCGACGACCCCGCAGAGGTGGCCCTGGACCCGCACGACCTGAAGATCGACGTCTTCCGCTCCTCCGGTCCGGGCGGGCAGTCGGTGAACACCACCGACTCCGCGGTCCGGATTACCCACCTGCCGACCGGCCTGGTCGTCTCCTGCCAGAACGAGAAGTCACAGTTGCAGAACAAGGAGTCCGCGCTTCGCGTGCTGCGCGCCCGGCTGCACCAGATGGCACTGGACGAGGCCGAGGCTGCGGCGAGCGAGCAGCGCCGCAGCCAGGTGCGGACGGTGGACCGCAGCGAGCGGATCCGGACCTACAACTTCCCCGAGAACCGCATCGCCGACCACCGCACGGGGTTCAAGGCCTACAACCTGGACCAGGTGCTGGACGGCGACCTCGACCCGGTCCTGCAGTCCGCAGTCGCCGCCGACGAGCAGGCCCGCCTCGAGGCGGCGGGGGAGCGGTGA